Proteins found in one Coffea eugenioides isolate CCC68of chromosome 5, Ceug_1.0, whole genome shotgun sequence genomic segment:
- the LOC113772590 gene encoding putative late blight resistance protein homolog R1A-10: MDKAIELGVGFIFTYVLQLIDENRKLMSGTDAKIKELTDNLVLLKKFMELYTDEYYKDDILRGLADEIRNRVHEVEDVLETHIVEVSRFKNKNFVGKVVGLWDRLENTRNLGKAIRELTEKVKKACNDNKDIGVRIITSGICDPIPADNYTPASNQWGDRIIGFEDAADIVLDLLGIPKLDLGRSDAKEQSTSEAEQHSDENPLEIVSIHGMLGLGKTTLARKVLNDPQVEYHFFTRIFVSVSKDYNKKEVLLSILSAFIKDIRDRNMSVQELVAEVRKTLKYKYLIVMDDVWDTKAWEDLKDAFPDYNKGSRVLITTRQESMAKRAATKTDPYLLRFMTIEEAEELLRTKVFNENECPEKLQPAESRILKKCGGLPLAIVVTAGILRNDPENEKWWESVAQKSLSMDELDSDSQKQLVDDLIRRSYDNLRHVYKSCFLYLGVFPEDLEIQVSKLFQLWIAEGFIPQIERESMEETAERCLRELVDRNLVMVRQRTLSGRIKTCLVHDTLRDFCKRTAKAENLFQECDTGTVSSSSRRLFCINSQFSNYISSLLPAQNVRSFLSFGQEETTLNQDLCPNVFKQFNLLRVLDILSIKLPGPRFPVQLPNLVLLKFIAICCELKILPRKMSSLLNLQTLVVRTTSPTLAIEADIWAMTKLRHLHTNTSTTLPKCPDQSPGGENLQTLSTVSPESLTKEVFKRAKNLKKLGIRGKLHDLVEGHGESSLFDSLCELDSLENLKLYGDDVNSKLLALPQAHKFPPRLTRLSLHNTSLDWNYMSILGNLRYLEVLKLKDYAFKGDYWKTKQGGFPSLKVFFIGATDLTRWDAKANDFPELKCLILKQCKTLERIPADFVHMKKLEMIKVEHTKDSVVSSARRIVQLQLEVLLQQKSKKASPVKLIVYPPEY, encoded by the exons ATGGACAAGGCAATAGAACTTGGAGTAGGATTTATCTTTACATATGTGCTGCAGTTGATCGATGAGAACCGCAAATTGATGAGCGGTACCGATGCCAAAATCAAGGAGCTTACGGACAACCTCGTTCTACTGAAGAAATTCATGGAGTTGTACACTGACGAGTACTACAAAGACGACATCCTGAGGGGGCTGGCGGACGAGATCAGGAATCGGGTGCATGAAGTTGAAGATGTCCTGGAAACCCACATCGTCGAGGTGTCACGGttcaaaaacaagaatttcGTTGGGAAAGTGGTGGGCTTGTGGGATCGCCTAGAAAACACACGGAACTTGGGCAAAGCCATTCGTGAGCTGACTGAAAAGGTGAAGAAGGCGTGCAATGACAACAAGGACATTGGCGTCCGCATCATAACAAGCGGAATATGTGATCCTATTCCCGCAGACAATTATACG CCTGCAAGCAATCAATGGGGAGACAGAATCATTGGGTTTGAGGATGCAGCTGACATAGTACTGGACCTTCTTGGCATACCAAAACTAGACCTAGGCAGGTCCGACGCAAAGGAGCAGAGCACATCGGAG GCAGAGCAACATAGTGACGAAAACCCGCTTGAAATAGTGTCAATTCATGGCATGCTTGGACTCGGGAAGACAACGCTTGCAAGAAAGGTGCTGAATGACCCTCAAGTCGAATATCATTTTTTCACTCGCATATTTGTCAGTGTTTCGAAAGATTACAACAAGAAAGAAGTGCTTCTTAGTATACTAAGTGCCTTCATCAAGGACATTAGGGATCGTAACATGTCGGTGCAAGAATTAGTTGCGGAGGTCCGAAAGACACTGAAGTACAAGTATTTGATTGTCATGGACGATGTTTGGGATACAAAAGCATGGGAAGATCTCAAGGATGCTTTTCCAGATTATAACAAGGGCAGTAGGGTGTTGATAACTACTCGACAAGAGTCTATGGCCAAGCGTGCTGCAACAAAGACTGATCCCTACCTGTTGCGATTTATGACTATAGAAGAAGCTGAAGAATTACTAAGGACGAAGGTTTTCAATGAAAATGAATGTCCAGAGAAGCTGCAACCTGCTGAATCAAGAATTCTGAAAAAATGTGGCGGGCTACCATTAGCAATAGTGGTAACAGCAGGTATTCTGAGGAATGATCCAGAAAACGAGAAGTGGTGGGAGAGCGTGGCTCAAAAATCACTTAGCATGGATGAGTTAGACAGTGACAGCCAGAAACAATTAGTGGATGATTTAATAAGACGGAGTTATGATAACTTGCGTCATGTATACAAGTCATGTTTTCTCTACCTTGGTGTCTTCCCTGAAGACTTGGAGATCCAAGTTTCAAAATTGTTCCAGTTGTGGATAGCGGAAGGCTTCATTCCCCAGATTGAGAGAGAGAGCATGGAGGAAACAGCTGAGAGATGTTTGCGGGAATTGGTTGACAGGAACTTAGTGATGGTGAGGCAGAGAACCTTAAGTGGTCGGATTAAGACGTGTTTAGTCCATGATACGCTGCGTGACTTCTGCAAAAGGACAGCCAAAGCTGAAAATCTTTTCCAAGAATGTGACACGGGGACGGTTTCATCTTCCAGCCGTCGCCTTTTCTGCATTAACTCTCAATTCTCGAACTACATTTCCAGTCTACTGCCTGCTCAGAATGTCCGTTCATTCTTGAGCTTTGGCCAGGAAGAAACTACACTGAACCAAGATCTCTGCCCAAATGTATTTAAGCAGTTCAATCTACTCCGAGTGTTGGATATTCTGTCCATCAAGCTCCCTGGACCTCGTTTTCCAGTCCAACTGCCTAACCTTGTTCTCCTAAAGTTCATTGCCATCTGTTGTGAGCTCAAGATCCTTCCCAGAAAAATGTCTAGCCTGCTTAACTTGCAAACTCTTGTAGTTCGCACCACATCCCCTACCCTTGCAATAGAAGCAGACATTTGGGCAATGACAAAGCTAAGGCATCTACATACTAATACCTCCACAACCTTGCCTAAATGTCCAGATCAATCTCCTGGCGGTGAAAACCTACAAACTCTATCTACCGTTTCACCTGAAAGTCTTACAAAAGAAGTGTTTAAAAGGGCTAAAAACCTTAAGAAGCTTGGCATACGTGGGAAGTTGCACGATCTTGTGGAGGGCCATGGCGAGTCTAGTTTGTTTGACAGTCTTTGCGAACTGGACTCGCTTGAAAATTTGAAGCTATATGGTGATGATGTAAACTCCAAGCTACTTGCCCTTCCTCAGGCACACAAATTCCCGCCAAGGCTGACAAGGCTGAGTCTGCATAATACAAGTCTAGATTGGAATTACATGTCTATACTCGGAAACCTTAGGTATCTTGAGGTGCTCAAGTTGAAGGACTATGCCTTTAAGGGAGATTATTGGAAGACAAAACAAGGGGGTTTTCCTTCTCTGAAAGTTTTCTTCATTGGAGCTACAGATTTAACGCGTTGGGACGCTAAAGCCAATGACTTCCCAGAACTCAAATGCCTTATTCTCAAGCAGTGCAAAACACTTGAGCGGATCCCAGCTGACTTTGTTCACATGAAGAAGCTCGAGATGATCAAAGTTGAACATACCAAGGATTCGGTAGTTTCATCTGCCAGGAGAATTGTGCAACTACAATTGGAAGTGCTTTTGCAGCAAAAGAGTAAAAAGGCTAGCCCTGTTAAGCTCATTGTTTATCCTCCAGAGTATTGA
- the LOC113771681 gene encoding uncharacterized protein LOC113771681: protein MANTQTLRELTAPELTHQPLCITFPTLAKNTAFELKLGLIHLLPSFHDLSGEKPHKHVTEFEVVCSSIKSPGVTEEQIRLRAFSFSLKDAAKDWLYYLPAGCTTYQQYPEESLYDYWERFNKLCTRCPQHQISEQLLIQYFYEGLQSSDRGIIDAASGGALANKTPREAWLLIESMAENSQQFGFCESNPTRRVNEVETSSIQQQISELTSFVRQLAVGNMHQAKACGICTNVGHLTDSCPLLQEDVAEPVNMAGGVSAPRRPYDPYSNTYNPGWRDHPNFSYGNRPQNSFSNRPPGFQQPWQQKSQPSSSSSESSLEEIVKSLAMTTAQLQQETRSLVASATQFQQDTKAGMKDMET from the exons ATGGCCAACACCCAAACATTAAGGGAGCTAACTGCCCCGGAACTGACTCACCAGCCCTTATGCATCACATTCCCCACTTTGGCTAAGAATACTGCTTTCGAATTGAAGTTGGGGTTGATTCACCTCTTACCTTCTTTCCATGATCTCTCTGGTGAAAAACCCCACAAACACGTTACGGAGTTCGAGGTGGTTTGCTCTAGTATAAAATCTCCTGGGGTCACTGAAGAGCAAATTAGACTGAGAGCCTTTTCGttctctctcaaggatgcaGCTAAAGATTGGCTGTACTACCTACCAGCAGGCTGTACTACCTACCAGCAG TATCCTGAAGAATCTCTATATGATTACTGGGAAAGGTTCAataagttgtgcactagatgcccacaacatcaaattagtgaacaactatTGATCCAATATTTCTATGAGGGACTCCAGTCGTCCGACAGGGGTATcattgatgctgcaagtgggGGAGCATTAGCGAACAAGACACCAAGGGAAGCATGGCTACTCATTGAATCGATGGCAGAGAATTCTCAACAGTTTGGCTTCTGTGAGAGTAACCCTACCCGTAGGGTCAACGAGGTAGAGACGTCGTCCATTCAGCAGCAGATATCGGAGCTGACATCTTTTGTACGACAATTAGCTGTGGGAAACATGCATCAAGCAAAGGCCTGTGGAATTTGCACAAATGTGGGCCATCTCACTGACTCGTGCCCTTTGCTGCAAGAGGATGTGGCTGAACCAGTGAACATGGCTGGAGGTGTGTCCGCGCCTCGAAGACCGTACGACCCATACTCCAACACGTACAATCCGGGTTGGAGAGATCACCCCAATTTCAGCTATGGGAATAGGCCACAGAATTCATTCTCCaatcgtccaccaggattcCAACAACCGTGGCAACAAAAGTCTCAACCCTCGTCCTCTAGCTCAGAAAGTTCTTTGGAGGAAATTGTCAAGAGTTTGGCCATGACCACTGCTCAACTCCAGCAAGAGACTAGATCCTTGGTCGCGAGCGCTACTCAGTTCCAACAGGACACCAAAGCAGGCATGAAAGACATGGAGACTTGA